The Oscillatoria sp. FACHB-1406 genome includes the window ATACGCTTAATTTTCTCGACCTGGTAGAAATTAAGATCGCGCGAACCGATTAATTTGAGCCTGCCAATCTTGAAGCCATCGGTCAAAGTTAGGGATTTCCGATCGTCGCTAAGCTTCCATCCTGAAGTTTTATATTCGACAGAGTAACCGCGCTTTTTGAATCTCGGAAAGCCCTTTTTACCGGGTACTTTCTTCTTGCAATTCTCAAAGAATCGACTAATGGCAGACCACGCTCTTTCTGCACTGGCTTGTCTTGCTTGAGAATTTAACTTTTTAGCAAACTCAAACTCTTTGGCAAGTACAGCGCAGTATTTGTTGAGGTCGTATTTATCGCTCCCTTTTACATCCATCCATAGCCTCAAAGCCTTATTGCGGACAAACAGAGCGGTACGAATCGCCTCATCTATGAGGTTATACTGCTCTGTCTTTCCTTTTAGTTTTGCTTCGAGTATTAGCATGGATTGGGTCAGTCTTATGCTGGGCATTCTAGCAAAGAATGTTAGATTAATACAAAGCCGTCCTAGAAGGACGGGGTTTTAAACCCAATTTTTCGATAAAACCGAAGCCGTCCGGATGCGAGCGCTGGTTGAATTTACACCAGCGGCAATCCCGCAGGGATCTACTTCGCGGCACGCGCTCTTCGACCGCGAGATGCGCTACCTTGCAGCCAGTCAGGGCTGGAAAGAAGATTATCGTTTGGGAGAGTGCGAACTTATCGGTCGGAGTTACTACGAACTTCACCCAGAAATTTCCGAGCGTTGGAAACCCATTCACCAACACTGTTTAAACGGCGCGATTGAGTGCTGCGAAGAAGAGAGTTTGCTTCGGGCTGACGGGACGAGGGATTGGCTGAAATGGGAAGTTCGCCCGTGGTACGATCTCAACGGCGCGATCGGCGGCATCATTATGCTGACTGAAGTCATTACCCAGCGAAAACAAGCCGAAATTGCCCTCGAACAACTGAATAAAACCCTAGAAACTCAAGTGGAGGAGCGCACTGCCGAGTTGAAGAAATCGCTTCAAGAACTTGCCGCGATTAAGCTAACCCTCGATCTCTCCATTATCGTTGCCATTACCGATCGCAAAGGCACGATTACCTACGCCAACGACAAATTCTGCGAAATTTCTCAATACTCCCGAGCCGAACTGATCGGACAAAATCACCGCCTTTTAAACTCGGGCTACCATCCCCCGCAATTCTTCCAACAGATGTGGAAAACGATCGCCAGCGGTCAAATTTGGCAGGGAGAAATTTGCAATCGCGCTAAAGATGGGAGCTTGTACTGGGTCGATACTACCATCGTTCCCAGCTTGGATGAAAGCGGAAAACCCGAGCAATACGTGGCTGTTTGCAAGGACATTAGCGATCGCAAGCAAGCCGAAGCCGACAATCAAAAACTCGCTGCTTTAGTCGATAACAGTAACGATTTTATTGCGTTAGGTTCCTTAGAAGGCAAAGCGCTCTATGTCAATCCCGCCGGACGCGCCTTAATGGGTTTAGAAGCGATCGAAGATCTTTCATCGATCAAAATACTCGATTTTATGTTTCCCGAAGACCGGGAACATTTCCTGCAACAGCAGATGCCCAAAATCCAGCAACAAGGGTTCGATCGCGGCGAGTTTCGCTTCAGAAATTTTACGTCTGGCGAAGCCATAGAGATCGACTACAACTCTTTTATTATCAAACACCCCGATACGGGAGAAATGCTAGCCCTCGGTACGATTTGTCGAGATATTCGAGAGCGAAAATTATCCCAACTTCAACTGCAACAAAGAACTCAAGAATTAGAGGAAACCTTGCACGAACTTCGACACACACAAATGCAAATGCTCCATAGCGAAAAAATGTCGAGTTTGGGACAAATTGAAGTTAGCAAACAGTACGGTCAGTTGCCTAAAGTTGAGTGCTATCCGGGTCAACTCAATCAAGTTTGGATGAATATTCTCGTGAATGCGATCGATGCTTTGGAAGAACGAGATCGCCGCCGGACTTACCCGGAAATTCAACAACATCCCAGCCGCATCCAGATTTGCACAGAAGCTCATCGCGCGGGCTGGGTTAGTATCCGCATTAAAGATAACGGATCGGGCATTCCCCCGGCGATTTTAGAGCGCATTTTCGATCCCTTTTTTACGACCAAAGATGTGGGTAAAGGAACGGGCCTCGGAATGTCGATCTCCTATCAAATTATTGTTGAAAAACATAAGGGAAAAATCAGGTGCTTATCCGAGCCGGGAGCGGGAACGGAATTTGCGATCGAAATTCCGATCCGGCAAGTCGATGTGAAGGAATAGGTGAACTACTCTATTGGCTCGGTGCGATCGCATTTAGAAGTCAACCGACCAGTTAGCTAGAGTGCTAAGCCAGAAACTCCGAAGCCACAATC containing:
- a CDS encoding PAS domain S-box protein; the protein is MRALVEFTPAAIPQGSTSRHALFDREMRYLAASQGWKEDYRLGECELIGRSYYELHPEISERWKPIHQHCLNGAIECCEEESLLRADGTRDWLKWEVRPWYDLNGAIGGIIMLTEVITQRKQAEIALEQLNKTLETQVEERTAELKKSLQELAAIKLTLDLSIIVAITDRKGTITYANDKFCEISQYSRAELIGQNHRLLNSGYHPPQFFQQMWKTIASGQIWQGEICNRAKDGSLYWVDTTIVPSLDESGKPEQYVAVCKDISDRKQAEADNQKLAALVDNSNDFIALGSLEGKALYVNPAGRALMGLEAIEDLSSIKILDFMFPEDREHFLQQQMPKIQQQGFDRGEFRFRNFTSGEAIEIDYNSFIIKHPDTGEMLALGTICRDIRERKLSQLQLQQRTQELEETLHELRHTQMQMLHSEKMSSLGQIEVSKQYGQLPKVECYPGQLNQVWMNILVNAIDALEERDRRRTYPEIQQHPSRIQICTEAHRAGWVSIRIKDNGSGIPPAILERIFDPFFTTKDVGKGTGLGMSISYQIIVEKHKGKIRCLSEPGAGTEFAIEIPIRQVDVKE